A genomic window from Streptomyces sp. HUAS YS2 includes:
- a CDS encoding lysophospholipid acyltransferase family protein: MAELVYRPVIGAALTMFKALDLKIDTQGSENIPRTGGAVLVSNHISYLDFIFTGLAALPQKRLVRFMAKDSVFKHKISGPLMRGMKHIPVDRSQGEHAYQHALESLKAGEIVGVFPEATISQSFTLKSFKSGAARLAQEAGVPLIPMALWGTQRVWTKGKPRNFKRSHIPVTIRVGEPMEAPADQYAGAITRRLRERVQELLEAAQRAYPVRPKDAGDTWWIPAHLGGTAPTPAEVKERG; the protein is encoded by the coding sequence ATGGCAGAGCTCGTCTATCGGCCGGTCATCGGCGCCGCACTCACGATGTTCAAGGCGCTCGACCTGAAGATCGACACCCAGGGTTCGGAGAACATCCCGCGTACCGGCGGCGCGGTGCTGGTCAGCAACCACATCAGCTATCTGGACTTCATCTTCACCGGCCTGGCCGCGCTGCCGCAGAAGCGCCTGGTGCGCTTCATGGCGAAGGACTCGGTGTTCAAGCACAAGATCTCCGGTCCGCTGATGCGCGGCATGAAGCACATCCCGGTGGACCGCTCCCAGGGCGAGCACGCCTACCAGCATGCGCTGGAGTCGCTGAAGGCCGGCGAGATCGTGGGCGTGTTCCCCGAGGCGACGATCTCCCAGTCCTTCACGCTCAAGAGCTTCAAGTCGGGCGCGGCGCGCCTGGCGCAGGAGGCCGGCGTGCCGCTGATCCCGATGGCGCTGTGGGGCACCCAGCGGGTGTGGACCAAGGGCAAGCCGCGCAACTTCAAGCGCAGCCACATCCCCGTGACCATCCGCGTCGGCGAGCCCATGGAGGCCCCCGCGGACCAGTACGCGGGCGCGATCACCCGGCGGCTGCGCGAGCGCGTCCAGGAGCTGCTGGAGGCGGCGCAGCGCGCCTACCCCGTGCGCCCCAAGGACGCGGGCGACACCTGGTGGATCCCGGCGCACCTCGGCGGCACCGCGCCGACGCCCGCAGAGGTCAAGGAGCGCGGCTGA
- a CDS encoding TlpA family protein disulfide reductase: MEDEPRVILGADRLGTELGERATLVQFSTAFCQPCRATRRTLAEVAAMVDGVGHVEIDAEERLDLVRALGIVRTPTVLVLDRAGRIVRRASGQPRRADVIAALGRAV, translated from the coding sequence ATGGAGGACGAGCCGAGGGTGATCCTCGGGGCCGACCGGCTGGGCACGGAGCTGGGGGAGCGGGCCACCCTGGTCCAGTTCTCGACCGCGTTCTGCCAGCCCTGCCGGGCGACCCGGCGCACGCTTGCCGAGGTGGCCGCGATGGTCGACGGCGTGGGCCACGTCGAGATCGACGCGGAGGAGCGCCTGGACCTGGTCCGCGCGCTCGGCATCGTCCGCACCCCCACGGTTCTCGTCCTGGACCGTGCCGGGCGGATCGTCCGCAGGGCCTCCGGCCAGCCGCGGAGGGCGGACGTCATCGCAGCCCTGGGCCGAGCCGTCTGA
- a CDS encoding flavin reductase family protein, with amino-acid sequence MTVTPELRTPRQATPDLLRSVFRQHAAGVAVITAHGDRPVGFTATSLNSVSAEPALISFGVGTGSSSWPVLSEAEHIGVHILGEHQSELAATFARSGADRFGGATSWRTGPEGVPLLDGVLAWLVARVVAKVPAGDHRIVIAEVVEGDPRGEGRPLLYHQGRFNALRD; translated from the coding sequence ATGACGGTTACGCCCGAGCTCCGTACCCCTCGGCAGGCCACCCCCGACCTCCTCCGCTCCGTCTTCCGGCAGCACGCCGCCGGTGTCGCGGTCATCACCGCCCACGGGGACCGCCCCGTCGGCTTCACCGCCACCTCGCTCAACTCCGTGTCCGCGGAACCCGCGTTGATCTCCTTCGGTGTGGGCACCGGCTCGTCGAGCTGGCCCGTGCTGTCCGAAGCCGAGCACATCGGCGTGCACATACTCGGCGAGCACCAGAGCGAGCTCGCCGCCACCTTCGCCCGCAGCGGCGCCGACCGGTTCGGCGGCGCCACGAGCTGGCGCACCGGCCCCGAGGGCGTGCCCCTGCTCGACGGCGTCCTGGCCTGGCTGGTGGCCCGGGTCGTGGCCAAGGTCCCGGCCGGCGACCACCGGATCGTCATCGCCGAGGTCGTCGAGGGCGACCCGCGCGGCGAGGGTCGTCCGCTGCTGTACCACCAGGGTCGCTTCAACGCGCTGCGCGACTGA
- a CDS encoding electron transfer flavoprotein subunit beta/FixA family protein produces the protein MSLRIVVCVKYVPDATGDRHFADDLTVDRDDVDGLLSELDEYAVEQALQIAEEADDAEVTVLTVGPEDAKDALRKALSMGADKAVHVEDDDLHGSDVMGTSLVLAKAIEKVGYDVVIAGMASTDGTMGVLPAILAERLGVPQVTLLSEVSVEDGVVKGRRDGDTASEQLEASLPAVVSVTDQSGEARYPSFKGIMAAKKKPVESLELDDLDIDADEVGLEGAWTAVDSAAERPARTAGTIVKDEGEGGKQLAEYLASQKFI, from the coding sequence GTGAGCTTGAGGATCGTTGTCTGTGTGAAGTACGTGCCCGACGCCACCGGCGATCGGCACTTCGCCGATGACCTGACCGTCGACCGGGACGACGTCGACGGCCTGCTGTCGGAGCTCGACGAGTACGCGGTCGAGCAGGCGCTGCAGATCGCCGAAGAGGCGGACGACGCCGAGGTCACCGTGCTCACCGTCGGCCCCGAGGACGCGAAGGACGCGCTGCGCAAGGCGCTGTCCATGGGCGCCGACAAGGCCGTCCACGTCGAGGACGACGACCTGCACGGCTCCGACGTCATGGGCACCTCGCTGGTGCTCGCGAAGGCGATCGAGAAGGTCGGCTACGACGTCGTCATCGCCGGTATGGCGTCCACCGACGGCACCATGGGTGTCCTGCCGGCGATCCTGGCCGAGCGCCTGGGCGTTCCGCAGGTCACGCTGCTCTCCGAGGTCTCCGTCGAGGACGGCGTCGTCAAGGGCCGCCGCGACGGCGACACCGCGTCGGAGCAGCTCGAGGCGTCCCTGCCGGCCGTCGTGTCGGTGACGGACCAGTCGGGCGAGGCCCGCTACCCGTCCTTCAAGGGCATCATGGCCGCCAAGAAGAAGCCGGTGGAGTCCCTGGAGCTGGACGACCTCGACATCGACGCCGACGAGGTCGGCCTCGAGGGCGCCTGGACCGCGGTCGACTCCGCCGCCGAGCGTCCCGCGCGCACCGCGGGCACGATCGTCAAGGACGAGGGCGAGGGCGGCAAGCAGCTGGCCGAGTACCTCGCGAGCCAGAAGTTCATCTAA
- a CDS encoding electron transfer flavoprotein subunit alpha/FixB family protein encodes MAEILVYVDHVDGAVRKPTLELLTLARRLGEPVAVALGAGAEATAATLGEHGATRVLTADAPEFGDYLVVPKVDALQAAYEAVSPAAVLVPSSAEGKEIAARLAVRIGSGIITDAVDLEAGDEGPVATQSAFAASFTTKSRVSKGTPVITVKPNSAPVEAAPAAGAVEALAVSFGELATGTKVTARTPRESTGRPELTEAAIVVSGGRGVNGAENFAIIEALADSLGAAVGASRAAVDAGWYPHSNQVGQTGKSVSPQLYIASGISGAIQHRAGMQTSKTIVAINKDAEAPIFDLVDYGIVGDLFDVVPQLTEEIKTRKG; translated from the coding sequence ATGGCTGAGATTCTCGTCTACGTCGACCACGTCGACGGAGCCGTCCGCAAGCCCACCCTGGAGCTGCTGACGCTGGCCCGCCGCCTGGGCGAGCCCGTCGCGGTCGCGCTCGGCGCCGGCGCCGAGGCCACCGCCGCCACCCTCGGTGAGCACGGCGCGACCCGCGTCCTGACCGCCGACGCCCCGGAGTTCGGCGACTACCTCGTCGTCCCGAAGGTCGACGCGCTCCAGGCCGCTTACGAGGCCGTCTCCCCGGCCGCCGTGCTCGTCCCGTCCTCCGCCGAGGGCAAGGAGATCGCGGCCCGTCTCGCGGTCCGCATCGGCTCCGGCATCATCACCGACGCCGTGGACCTGGAGGCCGGTGACGAGGGCCCGGTCGCGACGCAGTCCGCGTTCGCCGCGTCCTTCACCACCAAGTCCCGTGTCTCCAAGGGCACCCCGGTCATCACGGTCAAGCCGAACTCGGCCCCGGTCGAGGCCGCCCCGGCCGCCGGCGCCGTCGAGGCCCTCGCGGTCTCCTTCGGTGAGCTGGCCACCGGCACCAAGGTCACCGCGCGCACCCCGCGCGAGTCGACCGGCCGCCCGGAGCTGACCGAGGCCGCGATCGTGGTCTCCGGTGGCCGTGGTGTCAACGGTGCCGAGAACTTCGCGATCATCGAGGCCCTCGCCGACTCGCTCGGCGCGGCCGTCGGCGCCTCGCGTGCCGCGGTGGACGCCGGCTGGTACCCGCACTCCAACCAGGTCGGCCAGACCGGCAAGTCCGTCTCGCCGCAGCTGTACATCGCGTCCGGCATCTCGGGTGCGATCCAGCACCGCGCGGGTATGCAGACCTCGAAGACGATCGTCGCGATCAACAAGGACGCCGAGGCGCCGATCTTCGACCTCGTCGACTACGGCATCGTGGGCGACCTCTTCGACGTCGTCCCGCAGCTCACCGAGGAGATCAAGACCCGCAAGGGCTGA
- a CDS encoding DUF6986 family protein, translating into MGQQEKVSTSLAGAVSEGISASLAAVDAELDRRYPGDPGTRQPVHTVYVPGNVFAADTIRSWGDQALAALDEHAPDAGTFAGVLGLSDDLAEDVYGRVRAKLEREPIEDLRVDFEDGYAGQDEDADAARAARLISEAYANGTAAPYMGIRMKCMEAAVRDRGIRTTDIFLTGLMEHGGLPDGLVLTLPKVTYPEQVSAFVRLLEAFEKAHGLDAGRLGFEIQIETSQSILATDGTAAVARMIGAAEGRATGLHYGTFDYSACLGVSAAYQASDHPAADHAKAIMQVAAAGTGVRVSDGSTNVLPVGSTAHVHEAWKLHYGLTRRALARAYYQGWDMHPGHIPTRYAAVFAFYREGFEAAAKRLSAYANHAGGDVMDEPATAKALSSYLLRGIDCGALDTAEVDSLTGMTRADLDRFAAPRRGDLTATAQ; encoded by the coding sequence ATGGGTCAGCAGGAGAAGGTGTCGACGAGCCTCGCCGGCGCGGTCAGCGAGGGCATCAGCGCCTCCCTCGCAGCGGTGGACGCCGAGCTCGACCGGCGCTACCCGGGCGACCCCGGTACTCGTCAGCCCGTCCACACCGTGTACGTGCCCGGCAACGTCTTCGCCGCCGACACCATCCGCTCCTGGGGCGACCAGGCGCTCGCCGCGCTCGACGAGCACGCCCCCGACGCCGGCACCTTCGCCGGTGTCCTCGGCCTCTCCGACGACCTCGCCGAGGACGTCTACGGCCGCGTTCGCGCCAAGCTGGAGCGCGAGCCGATCGAGGACCTCCGGGTCGACTTCGAGGACGGGTACGCGGGGCAGGACGAGGACGCCGACGCCGCCCGCGCCGCCCGCCTGATCTCGGAGGCGTACGCGAACGGCACGGCCGCCCCCTACATGGGCATCCGGATGAAGTGCATGGAGGCCGCCGTACGCGACCGCGGCATCCGCACCACCGACATCTTCCTCACCGGACTCATGGAGCACGGCGGCCTGCCCGACGGGCTCGTCCTCACCCTGCCCAAGGTCACCTACCCGGAGCAGGTCTCCGCGTTCGTCCGCCTCCTGGAGGCCTTCGAGAAGGCCCACGGCCTGGACGCCGGCCGGCTCGGCTTCGAGATCCAGATCGAGACCAGCCAGTCCATCCTCGCCACCGACGGCACCGCCGCCGTCGCCCGCATGATCGGCGCCGCCGAGGGCCGCGCCACCGGCCTGCACTACGGCACCTTCGACTACAGTGCCTGCCTCGGCGTCTCCGCCGCCTACCAGGCCAGCGACCACCCGGCCGCCGACCACGCCAAGGCGATCATGCAGGTCGCCGCCGCGGGCACCGGCGTACGCGTCTCCGACGGCTCCACCAACGTCCTCCCGGTCGGCTCCACCGCGCACGTCCACGAGGCGTGGAAGCTGCACTACGGGCTCACCCGCCGCGCCCTGGCCCGCGCCTACTACCAGGGCTGGGACATGCACCCGGGCCACATCCCCACCCGGTACGCCGCCGTCTTCGCGTTCTACCGCGAGGGCTTCGAGGCCGCCGCCAAGCGCCTCTCCGCCTACGCCAACCACGCCGGCGGCGACGTCATGGACGAGCCCGCCACCGCCAAGGCGCTCAGCTCCTACCTGCTGCGCGGCATCGACTGCGGCGCCCTCGACACCGCCGAGGTCGACTCCCTCACCGGCATGACCCGCGCCGACCTGGACCGCTTCGCGGCCCCGCGCCGCGGCGACCTCACCGCGACGGCCCAGTAG
- a CDS encoding serine/threonine-protein kinase, translating into MSSGENQRLAGRYRVVRQLGRGGMGVVWRAVDEVLGREVAVKELRTYNDSSGQELADLHLRMQREARAAARVRHPGVVAVHDVAEHEGRPIIVMELVDGPSMADVLTERGSLEPREAAKIGAAVLEALAAAHEAGVLHRDVKPGNILLDRGGRVVLTDFGIAAMDDPGDGSTTHLTRSGEIVGSLDYLAPERAQGRQPGPASDVWALGATLYAAVEGSSPFRRTSTWSTLTAIVVEPLPEPRRAGVLGPVLQLLMHKDPEQRPDARTAAGMLAAVAEGREEAGGFAPAPAPTPTPGPTSTPAPGLAHVPTAFDTAHQPPAGFGPAVPPAPSAYTPAAGGFPAAGPHTAPAAVPAAVPAAVPGQRRGRRSAVPVAAAVAAVLLVGGGVTYTLVQRDAGGQEQLAGGEGSSAAPGASPGQALDPGAAEPTGSAAPSGRPSKSGDGKGASPSGKPSKTSRAPVPGGGGGSSDGGTTAGGSTSGGGTSGGGTNGGGSTGGGDTTTSGGGGATPPPAPSCTSRGGGKYDCSVWRTEKTYRHDGGEMGILNAGTNYFYCQVELGRRETYGQWTNTWWARTDDDSGNTNVYFSVVYIKGGENDQPVPGLPVC; encoded by the coding sequence GTGTCTTCGGGGGAGAACCAGCGGCTCGCGGGCCGCTACCGGGTCGTCCGGCAATTGGGCCGCGGCGGCATGGGCGTCGTCTGGCGGGCCGTCGACGAGGTCCTCGGCCGCGAGGTGGCGGTCAAGGAACTGCGGACCTACAACGACTCGTCGGGGCAGGAACTGGCCGACCTGCACCTGCGCATGCAGCGCGAGGCGAGGGCGGCCGCACGGGTGCGGCACCCCGGCGTCGTCGCCGTCCACGACGTGGCCGAGCACGAGGGCCGGCCGATCATCGTCATGGAGCTGGTCGACGGCCCCTCGATGGCCGACGTGCTGACCGAACGCGGTTCCCTGGAACCGCGCGAGGCCGCGAAGATCGGCGCCGCCGTCCTGGAGGCGCTCGCCGCCGCGCACGAGGCCGGCGTGCTGCACCGCGACGTGAAGCCCGGCAACATCCTGCTGGACCGCGGGGGCCGGGTGGTCCTCACCGACTTCGGCATCGCCGCGATGGACGACCCCGGTGACGGCTCCACCACCCACCTCACCCGCAGCGGCGAGATCGTCGGCTCCCTGGACTACCTGGCGCCCGAGCGCGCCCAGGGCCGGCAGCCGGGACCCGCGTCCGACGTCTGGGCGCTCGGCGCGACGCTGTACGCGGCGGTGGAGGGCTCCTCGCCGTTCCGCCGTACGTCGACCTGGTCGACGCTCACCGCCATCGTCGTGGAGCCGCTGCCCGAGCCGCGCAGGGCCGGCGTGCTCGGCCCGGTGCTCCAACTGCTGATGCACAAGGACCCCGAGCAGCGCCCCGACGCCCGTACCGCGGCGGGGATGTTGGCCGCGGTGGCGGAGGGCCGCGAGGAGGCGGGCGGCTTCGCGCCGGCGCCTGCGCCCACGCCCACACCCGGGCCCACGTCGACGCCCGCGCCGGGGCTCGCGCACGTGCCGACCGCGTTCGACACGGCGCATCAGCCGCCCGCCGGGTTCGGTCCCGCGGTTCCTCCGGCGCCCTCGGCGTACACCCCGGCGGCCGGAGGATTCCCGGCTGCCGGGCCGCACACGGCTCCGGCGGCGGTCCCGGCGGCGGTCCCGGCGGCGGTTCCGGGCCAGCGGCGCGGCAGGCGCTCCGCGGTGCCCGTCGCCGCGGCGGTCGCCGCCGTGCTGCTGGTGGGCGGCGGAGTCACGTACACCCTGGTCCAGCGCGACGCCGGCGGACAGGAGCAACTCGCCGGCGGCGAGGGCTCGTCGGCCGCTCCCGGGGCGAGCCCCGGCCAGGCGCTCGACCCCGGCGCGGCGGAGCCGACGGGGAGCGCCGCTCCTTCCGGCCGGCCGTCGAAGTCGGGCGACGGCAAGGGCGCGTCACCGTCCGGCAAGCCGTCGAAGACGTCCAGGGCCCCCGTGCCCGGCGGTGGCGGCGGCTCGTCCGACGGCGGCACCACGGCGGGGGGCAGCACGTCCGGCGGCGGCACGTCCGGCGGCGGCACGAACGGCGGCGGTTCCACGGGTGGCGGAGACACGACCACGTCCGGTGGTGGCGGCGCCACCCCGCCGCCCGCCCCCTCCTGCACCTCCCGGGGCGGCGGCAAGTACGACTGCTCCGTCTGGCGCACCGAGAAGACCTATCGCCACGACGGCGGCGAGATGGGCATCCTCAACGCCGGAACCAACTACTTCTACTGCCAGGTCGAGCTCGGCCGTCGCGAGACCTACGGCCAGTGGACGAACACCTGGTGGGCCCGGACCGACGACGACAGCGGCAACACCAACGTCTATTTCAGCGTCGTGTACATCAAGGGCGGCGAGAACGACCAGCCGGTCCCGGGCCTGCCCGTCTGCTAG
- a CDS encoding LacI family DNA-binding transcriptional regulator: MADSARRPTHRYGNRPTMKDVAARAGVGLKTVSRVVNREPGVTPDTERRVQDAIDSLGFRRNDSARILRKGRTASVGLVLEDLSDPFYGPLSRAVEEVARTHGALLINGSSAEDPDREQELALALCARRVDGLIVIPAGTDHRYLEPEIRAGVATVFVDRPAGRIEADTVLTDNFGGAHEGVAHLIAHGHRRIGFVGDRPRIHTAAERLRGYRAAMEDAGLPVDEAWVSLGPTDPDLVRAAVTAMLTGPEPVTALFAGNNRVTVTAVRVLAGHATPVALVGFDDIELADLLGITVVAQDAAALGRTAAERLFRRLDGTEEPPARVELTPTLIPRGSGEIPPPAAD; encoded by the coding sequence GTGGCCGACTCCGCCCGCCGTCCCACCCACCGCTACGGCAACCGGCCCACCATGAAGGACGTGGCCGCGCGGGCCGGGGTCGGGCTCAAGACGGTCTCCCGGGTGGTCAACCGCGAGCCGGGGGTCACCCCCGACACCGAGCGCCGGGTCCAGGACGCCATCGACTCGCTGGGCTTCCGGCGCAACGACAGCGCGCGGATCCTCCGCAAGGGCCGCACGGCGTCGGTCGGCCTGGTCCTGGAGGACCTCTCCGACCCGTTCTACGGCCCGCTGAGCCGCGCCGTCGAGGAGGTCGCCCGGACCCACGGCGCGCTGCTCATCAACGGCTCCAGCGCCGAGGACCCGGACCGCGAGCAGGAGTTGGCCCTCGCCCTCTGCGCCCGCCGGGTGGACGGCCTGATCGTGATCCCGGCCGGCACCGACCACCGCTATCTGGAGCCGGAGATCCGGGCCGGCGTGGCCACGGTCTTCGTGGACCGGCCGGCGGGCCGGATCGAGGCGGACACGGTGCTCACGGACAACTTCGGCGGCGCGCACGAGGGCGTCGCCCACCTGATCGCGCACGGCCACCGCCGCATCGGCTTCGTCGGCGACCGGCCGCGCATCCACACCGCGGCCGAGCGGCTGCGCGGCTACCGCGCGGCGATGGAGGACGCGGGCCTGCCGGTGGACGAAGCCTGGGTCTCGCTCGGCCCGACGGACCCGGACCTGGTCCGCGCCGCGGTCACCGCGATGCTGACCGGACCGGAGCCGGTGACCGCGCTGTTCGCCGGCAACAACCGCGTGACCGTCACCGCCGTCCGCGTCCTCGCCGGTCACGCGACTCCCGTCGCCCTGGTCGGCTTCGACGACATCGAACTCGCCGATCTCCTCGGCATCACCGTCGTGGCCCAGGACGCCGCCGCCCTGGGCCGCACCGCGGCGGAACGCCTGTTCCGCCGTCTCGACGGGACCGAGGAACCCCCGGCCCGCGTCGAGCTGACGCCGACTCTGATCCCGCGCGGTTCGGGCGAGATCCCGCCGCCGGCGGCCGACTAG
- a CDS encoding ROK family protein — MPTELVAALDIGGTKIAGALVDRRGGILVRARRPTPAREDGETVMRAVEEVLAELAAAPRWASVRAVGIGSAGPVDAARGVVSPVNIPGWRDYPLVERVRRASGGRPVTLVGDGVAMTAAEHWRGAARGHDNALCLVVSTGVGGGLVLDGKLHTGPTGNAGHIGHVSVDLDGDPCACGSRGCVERIAGGPHIARRALDNGWRPGPDGDVSAAAVAAAAHAGDPVALAAFERAARALAAGIAATAALVELDIAVVGGGVAGAGGVLFAPLRRSLREYATLSFVRDLTVVPALAGTDAGLLGAAAAAGGPDREPAAPAA, encoded by the coding sequence ATGCCTACCGAGCTCGTCGCCGCCCTCGACATCGGCGGCACAAAGATCGCCGGTGCGCTCGTGGACCGCCGCGGCGGGATCCTCGTACGGGCCCGGCGGCCCACCCCGGCGCGGGAGGACGGCGAGACGGTGATGCGCGCGGTCGAGGAGGTGCTCGCCGAACTGGCCGCCGCGCCGCGGTGGGCCAGCGTCCGGGCGGTCGGCATCGGCAGCGCGGGACCGGTGGACGCTGCGCGCGGCGTCGTCAGCCCCGTCAACATCCCCGGCTGGCGCGACTATCCGCTCGTCGAGCGGGTGCGGCGGGCCTCCGGCGGCCGCCCCGTCACCCTGGTCGGGGACGGCGTGGCCATGACCGCGGCCGAACACTGGCGGGGCGCCGCGCGCGGGCACGACAACGCCCTCTGCCTCGTCGTGTCGACGGGCGTCGGCGGCGGTCTGGTGCTCGACGGCAAGCTGCACACCGGCCCCACCGGGAACGCCGGTCACATCGGCCACGTCAGCGTCGATCTCGACGGCGACCCGTGCGCCTGCGGGTCCCGCGGCTGCGTCGAGCGGATCGCCGGCGGCCCGCACATCGCCCGCCGCGCCCTGGACAACGGCTGGCGGCCCGGCCCCGACGGCGACGTCTCCGCCGCCGCGGTCGCCGCGGCGGCGCACGCGGGCGACCCGGTCGCCCTGGCCGCCTTCGAACGGGCCGCGCGGGCCCTCGCCGCCGGGATCGCCGCCACCGCCGCGCTCGTCGAACTCGACATCGCGGTGGTCGGCGGGGGCGTGGCGGGAGCCGGCGGGGTGCTGTTCGCACCGCTGCGGCGCAGCCTGCGCGAGTACGCCACGCTGTCCTTCGTCCGCGACCTGACCGTCGTCCCGGCCCTCGCCGGCACGGACGCGGGGCTGCTGGGCGCGGCTGCGGCGGCGGGCGGGCCGGACCGCGAGCCCGCGGCACCCGCCGCCTGA
- a CDS encoding NUDIX hydrolase, giving the protein MIVWINGTFSAGKTGVARELLDLIPHSTLYDPELTGFALRHQLPPKRLAEVDDFQDLPIWRRLVVDTAAALLAEVGGVLVVPMTLLRQEYRDEIFGGLAARRIEVRHVLLAPDETILRERIAGREEYSDDPEGNERVRQWAYDHIEPYKTALGGWLARDAHVVDNSHLTPAATAEAVAEALGTGAARPCGIVQTPEPTRETVASGVLLFDEQDRVLLVDPTYKPGWEFPGGVVESGEPPAVAGVREVAEELGVRLYTAPGLLVIDWEPPRPPGYGGLRFLFDGGVLPASAADELRLPRAELRGWRFVTEAEAAELLPPVRYQRLRWALRARERGTVLNLEAGVPVG; this is encoded by the coding sequence GTGATCGTCTGGATCAACGGAACGTTCAGCGCGGGCAAGACCGGCGTCGCGCGCGAACTGCTCGATCTGATCCCGCACAGCACCTTGTACGACCCCGAACTCACCGGCTTCGCCCTGCGGCACCAGCTGCCGCCGAAGCGACTCGCCGAGGTCGACGACTTCCAGGACCTGCCGATCTGGCGGCGCCTGGTCGTGGACACCGCCGCCGCGCTGCTCGCCGAGGTCGGGGGCGTCCTCGTGGTGCCGATGACGCTGCTCCGCCAGGAGTACCGGGACGAGATCTTCGGCGGCCTGGCCGCCCGCCGCATCGAGGTACGGCATGTGCTCCTCGCCCCCGACGAAACGATCCTGCGGGAACGCATAGCCGGCCGCGAGGAGTACTCGGACGACCCCGAGGGCAACGAGCGCGTCCGGCAATGGGCGTACGACCACATCGAGCCCTACAAGACGGCGCTCGGCGGCTGGCTCGCCCGGGACGCGCACGTCGTCGACAACTCGCACCTGACCCCCGCGGCCACCGCCGAGGCCGTGGCCGAGGCTCTCGGCACGGGCGCTGCCCGCCCCTGCGGGATCGTGCAGACCCCCGAACCCACCCGCGAGACCGTGGCGTCCGGGGTGCTGCTCTTCGACGAGCAGGACCGCGTGCTGCTCGTCGACCCGACCTACAAGCCCGGCTGGGAGTTCCCCGGCGGCGTCGTCGAGTCCGGCGAACCGCCGGCCGTCGCCGGCGTCCGCGAGGTGGCGGAGGAGCTGGGCGTACGGCTGTACACCGCGCCCGGACTCCTCGTGATCGACTGGGAGCCGCCCCGGCCGCCCGGATATGGCGGGCTCCGCTTCCTGTTCGACGGCGGAGTCCTGCCCGCCTCCGCGGCCGATGAACTCCGGCTGCCCCGCGCCGAACTGCGCGGCTGGCGCTTCGTCACCGAGGCGGAGGCCGCCGAACTGCTCCCGCCGGTCCGCTACCAGCGGCTGCGCTGGGCGCTGCGCGCCCGGGAACGCGGCACGGTGCTCAACCTGGAGGCCGGCGTCCCGGTCGGCTGA
- a CDS encoding MBL fold metallo-hydrolase → MDVTIDLTEVTPRLHQLDFSIGQAYLWRDDDELTLIDAGWAGAADEVDAVIRAVGLDPARLRRIVLTHAHRDHVGCAQELADRHGAEILAHRLDAPVVRGEAPVPDPVLLDWEVPLHEHGLTSPVAPPTLVDRELEHGDELDFGDGAVVVHTPGHTDGSIAVHLPHHGVLFTGDTVAAVQGVTLGVFHVDRERARESMRLLAELAPSVVCFGHGVPLTEDAAAVLKQAAEAA, encoded by the coding sequence ATGGACGTCACCATCGACCTCACCGAGGTCACCCCCCGACTGCACCAGCTGGACTTCTCCATCGGCCAGGCCTACCTGTGGCGCGACGACGACGAGCTGACGCTGATCGACGCCGGCTGGGCGGGCGCCGCCGACGAGGTCGACGCGGTGATCCGCGCCGTCGGCCTCGATCCGGCCCGGCTCCGCCGGATCGTGCTCACCCACGCGCACCGCGACCACGTGGGCTGCGCCCAGGAGTTGGCGGACCGGCACGGCGCCGAGATCCTCGCCCACCGCCTGGACGCGCCGGTGGTGCGGGGCGAGGCGCCGGTCCCCGACCCGGTCCTGCTGGACTGGGAGGTCCCGCTGCACGAGCACGGGCTGACCTCCCCTGTCGCGCCGCCGACCCTGGTGGACCGGGAGCTGGAGCACGGCGACGAGCTGGACTTCGGCGACGGGGCGGTGGTCGTGCACACGCCGGGGCACACGGACGGCTCGATCGCCGTCCATCTGCCCCACCACGGTGTGCTGTTCACCGGGGACACGGTGGCGGCGGTGCAGGGAGTGACGCTGGGCGTGTTCCACGTGGACCGGGAGCGGGCCCGGGAGTCGATGCGCCTGTTGGCGGAGCTCGCCCCGTCGGTGGTGTGCTTCGGCCACGGCGTCCCGCTGACGGAGGACGCCGCGGCCGTCCTGAAACAGGCGGCGGAGGCCGCCTGA